taaaacaaaaagaagtatCCAAGACAACCAAACAAAGGGTCAACAAAACAGGCAAAACACAACATTTGATGCAACAAGACAAAAAtaacagaaagaaacagaaagaaagtaCTTTCTGCATTGTTGTTGAATTTGTGTTTTCCAAAGAACTTTTTGTGCTCTCAGGTTTTTTCGTTGTTTTTGGTAGTTGTTGGTTAAGGTGGTTATGGTTATGGTTTAGTAAATATACTTTCAGGCCTCCATAAATAGACTTTGTACTCATCTGACATAATACAGTTCACTTAGCAGGTTATGGGTTTTACATGCAAAACAAACTTTGAGGTCATGACATTTAATGCACTTTAAGCCAAAATCAAGCCAGGAGCATCACCAACAACGTTTAATTGCTTTTTAATTCCGTGGGCACGCACCTACTACTGTGGATATGCAGGATTTCTCCTCATTAAAGACACAGATGTTTGATTCGTTGTCAGCAGATGGCGTTACAATGTGGAAGCAGACATTTTCACCATGGGTTTTAACATGTAAATTGATCTACTGCAACTGTTTAAATTGTCTATACACAGATTTGATAACATTTTGCATGACAGTGATGATAAACAAAAAGAACCTGTATATGTCACTGATGTTGGGTTATCGCTCTTGAACTAAAATAAGAAAGCCGCTAGGATTCAGGTCTCTGAACAGATAGTGGAGATGATTTTAGATTGTTTCTGCATTTTTAATTTACAGAGAAGGTACCATGTCATGATCTCATGTTATCTCATTGAAACGCCATGCAGCTCCTGTTTGATTTTTACCAAACATCAAACAGGATTTctttaaagatttcagctgctttgatgATTCTGTGAAGATAATAGATATTATCAGAGCAATACATTGAATAAGAGAAGTTAAGGAGAGGAAACctgaaaaaaatctgtaaaGCAACTCTTTGAATTGTGCTGTGagaaattgtttgttttgttcctaAAACTTGATGCGAGTAGCTACAGCTCACTGAAGCTGGTTGTTGTGAaagtaaaatgggaaaaagataTATCTGTACAGCAGGTGTAAAGGACTGCATTTGGACAGAGTCAGGATTTCATGTCTTTgggttttttcttttagaaaataaatattctGATTCACTGCAGGCATTCCCTCACTCTTTTATTTGGATTTATCTATTTTTGTCAGTTTATGTCACTGACATTCGCACATGTACGCGCTCCGGGGTGGTTGCATAAAGTGGAGGCCTTTAAACAGCTCCTTGTAACACCAACAGAGACATATTCAGCCACAGTTTTAAGATGTTGTAAAAGCTTTGAGTCTGTTGTTAGGCCTCTGCCTCCTCACACACCAGTGAACTCGTGTCACAGTCAATGATGCcaacaaaaacatttatacGATGTCTATTTAATGTATCATgcagaaaacatttgttttgtatggccgttttatttttaaaaaatatcttGATGGGGGTAAGACCTCatgaacaacaaaacatttccttCAAACACAGATTGGTCTTAATGCtcatattttcctttgaattaaCACAAATGCATCTGCATACATACAGTTCAAAAAGTACATATATACGTATTTTGTTTTGGATGGGTACATAATGATACACAGTTGCCCTTTGAAATGTGATGATGCACATCCATAGTTTAATTGTCAATACAGTTTATTTCAAAGTTGTGCTATTGATCTTCTGCCggtgtttgtttttcatctttttcttttcaaactgGCAGATTTTACAGGAGGAAATGACCAGGGTCTCCTCTTGGAGATCAAGCAATGACACTGAACAGTTCATTCATCAAGAGGGACAGACAAAAAAGCACCAGAGGAACTGAAATTCAGTCAAATGTCACCTCTTTACCATTTTCATGTGAGTGGGAATCAGTGTCCAGTGCTTTTCTTTGTGCCAAGCCTTGTAAAGGCTCCCTCTGCTTTGAGTCCATGGATAAAATTGTCTCTAGAACAGAGCTCCTCACTGTTTCAGGATGTGACAGGCGTCTGTTAAATGTACCGTGGTCTGTCACACACAGCCGTTCTCCTGTCTGGGCTTGTGCACCAGAGGGGTGTGTGGAGGGTAGAGGGACGGAGCGAGAGTGCACAGGAAGCCAGCCAGCAGAGTGAGGCCCAGTCCGCCCCACGCACAAAACATGGACCAGCCATACCCATGACTGATGTCCTCTGGTATTCCAAACATGTACCGAGGATAGCGGGACAGTTCAAAGTTGATCCCGGCCACACATGTGCAGAGGGAGATTATGCAGCAAGTCCCTGATGGAGAGCAAACACAAAGAAGGTGAGACATGACAGCAACCCAATTTCATTTCCTCTGATGCATCAGTTTACCTCTCTCATTAACAAAGACCACACTGCCCCCCTGTGGTGAGTCGGGGCAACGCTCTTTACGTAAAGTATATCTTACCTCCCATGAGGAAGAGGAGTCCAGCGACATACTGCATCAGATCATGCTCCTGACAGCAGCCCAGTGCGCCTATGATCCAGCCGAACAGGATTATAGATATCGCCATGCCTATGAAGCTGGCAGTCATCCTCTGGAGGTCTGCAAATCGCACAACACAGAGTGTTTGTACAGGGCCACGTTTATCGACATAAATCCCgcagattaagaaaaaaataaaataaaaaaattggcaACTCACGAAGCGCGTGCCACTCATCCTGCCTGATAGTCTTCGTCAGATTGATTGGCAGATTTCTGGGGAGCACTGACGACGAGTAGTAGTATTTTATTGGTGTGCACCGCGGAACCAATCCTGTGGATGTAAACAACACAAAGAGGATGTCTGGCATTAGCACCGAGATGAGATGAAGAGGATATGACAAGGCTCTGCTGCCACCCCCTCCCAAATAAAGCACCCAACTCCCTTCCGCCACCCACCCACACTATTGTAGAGTAGCTTATTCTACGCATCTCGAGGCTTTTGTTACTACAGCTCGCCCTTTTGTGtttggggtggggggtgggggtagCACCACGTCAATTGCAATGTAACTGTACTCCGTGTTGTGCTGCGTAGGCCGTAGGGTCTGTGCGCAGCATCAGCACCTTGGATAGCGCATCGGTACACAAAGTATTTACCGAAAGcgccacacacacaaatgtgagGCGCAAACACATCATAAGACAAAATATGACGCCTATGAGCAAACCTTTGAAGATCAAATCCTCTGTCTCCAGGTCAAATCCCTCTCGGTGGCACTTTCTCCACAGTCCTGTGATGGTGGAGTTGAAATGCCGACTGCAGAGGGACTCCATGGCCGGGGCAGGAGGCAAGAAGTGCCGCTTGGCCCGCAGCAGCGTTTCGCCGCTGACACTGGAGCCCTTCCGCTCTACATTTTTCTCCTTTGGCAGCATGCGAAGTGGAAGGTTGTTGTTTGAGATGTAAATGTAGCCAGGGTCGTTTCTTTTGTTTGAATAATTCTTGCAGCGCTCCCGGTGCCGCCTCGCGTCAGTCTCGTACCAGTTGTCAGTGCTGATCGCCACGGCTATCAGTCCTAACGCACAAAATGCCAAAAACAGACCTGCCACGGTTAAAGTCCTCATCGCAGCCATGTTCCATGCGTATCTCGCCTCGGTGCCCAGATAATTCCACGGGACAGCAGGACTCCGCGCCTGGCCGCGGCTGTCAGTGTTTGCGGTGTGGGGGATATACAGCAATACGTGGAAATATGAAAAGCGGATGCATCATCGAAGCCCTAATTCTCCTGTCGTCTTTGTCATTTCCGAAAAGAATCAAATAATTGGGGCAAAAGATTAACAAATTTGGGCCTCGGTGAGCTATTTTGGTTGTCTCCTTTATGCCTCTGAACTCAGTCTCGCATAGATACTGGACAGTCCAacatttctttccagcagatggAGACAGAGGAAGTAGTTGAACTGCATTAGCTGCACTCATCATGTGGAGGAAGAGAGTTTTCCCCAAGTCATACAGGGGGAAGAATCCTCCCTCCGTCTTTTAATGGAATCAACACATCTGCAATTGACTTGTGTTCAGTTGTTAAACACTATCAGGCAGGCCACCTATCAGGCAGGTTTTCGTTGCGTGGTGCAGGAGACAGTTTCATCATATCCAACATCTTCTGGTAAATTTCCATTCCAGCTGAGCCGGACGAAAAATGCTTGGCTTACTGAACAGTTTTGAGTAAAGGCAGAAGCGTGTTAACTTTTGAAAACATAACAAAAGGGGGATTGCAATCTCTAATGTCCAGCAGGATGCAAAATACTTATGTCAAAACTGAATGGAAATCATGCAAAACATTAAAATTATACATTTAATCTTAAAAGAGTCCTGAAAATCCTGAAGAGCTGGTCTATCTCAGAGTCAGAATTTGAccctgttcggtccctgtatgaccggtgtcagagtttggtccgcattgccggcagtaagtcagacatgtttcctgtgagggttggactccgtcagggctgccctttgtcaccgattctgttcataatttttatggacagaatttctaggcgcagccagggcgttgagggggtccggtttggcaacctcagaatcgggtctctgctttttgcggacgatttggttctgttggcgtcgtcaggccgtgaccttcagctctcactggagcggttcacagccgagtgtgaagcggctgggatgagaatcagcacctccaaatccgagaccatggtcctcggccggaaaagggtggaatgctctctccgggtcgggaatgagatccttccccaagtggaggagttcaagtatctcggggtcttgttcacaagtgagggacgaatggagcaggagattgacaggcggatcggtgcggcgtctgcagtgatgcgggctctgcaccggcccgtcgtggtgaagaaggagctgagccagaaggcgaagctctcgatttaccggtcaatctatgttcctaccctcacctatggtcacgagctgtgggtagtgaccgaaagaacgagatcgcgaatacaagcggccgaaatgagtttcctccgcagggtgtctgggctctcccttagagatagggtgagaagctcggtcatccgggaggggctcggagtagaaccgctgctcctccgcatcgagaggagtcagatgaggtggctcgggcatctggtgagaatgcctcctggacgcctccccggtgaggtgttccgggcccgtcccactgggaggaggccccgggaaagacccaggacacgttggagagactatgtttctcggctggcttgggaacgcctcggggtccccccagaagagctggaggaagtggccggggacagggacgtctgggtctctttgcttaagctgctgcccccgcgacccgatccccggaccagcggaagatgatggatggatgaatggatcttaaaaaaaaatgtaaataaattatTGAACGTTAAAATTGATCATTCTTATTGTTTTCTTAAATAAATTTATTTGATGTCAGCAACACATTTCACAAACACTGGGACAGAGGGACATGTTCACCACTGGGTTGCATCACTTCGCTTAACTGTGTTAGGGCCTAGGAACTGAGAAGAACAACTGAAAGCTAAATGTTTTCCAATTCTTGCTCCAGATAGGATTTCAGTTGCTCAACAGCTCAATTTCAATGTTTGCTTTCACCCCTTTTCCCATGCCGATACTGACAACTTTTTGGGTGATGTGATTTACTGAAGAGGATAAAAATCTTAAACTCTTTGAAACGTTCATATTCAAAAATgttattcttaaaaagagagtggTGATCCCCTTACCCTTTTTTTTAGCCAATCAAATTACTGATCTGTTGCCAACTAACTTAATTAGTTGTGGGAGTTTCCAGTAAagcttttgtctttgtcttttgtcAGCAAACATCTTTTCCCAGCTGTTTGTTACCCCATTTAAACTTTTCGGAATCCACAGTAATCAGATAATCATCTattgattttttaaaaagcactcACTCTCTCAAATCCCACCATTTGATAGACCTTGTTTGTACAATTTTCTGTTGAATTATGATTTGCGAATCCTTGCCTAAATTCTTCTTTAAATGTTTCACAGCGTCCCAACATTTTTGGGAGCAGTTTGTACTCCACAAACAACTAACacagaggagacagagcctcCGACCATTTCAGAAAGGTTTTCACTGGTTTCATTCTCATGGTCAGTACTTCCTCTATTGAGCCCAGAATGCCAGACTAAAAGGGGAACAAGCCTGATTCCAAACTTCACTTTTGGTTTCACCTCCTGTGtgcaataagtaaaaaaaaaaaaagattaaaaaaaaaatcctacatACATTAATAATACAGGAGACTTTTCGTGATTGAAACTgtgcagtttaaaaaaagaacaagtcAACCATATTTGGCTATACACAGCACTTTAAAGAGGATACATTTTCCACTCAGAGATATAGTCAaacatttataaaataaaagtgaGAACAGAGAAGAGATGTTGAGCTATTTACATCACAATAACACCTCTTGGGCTGGCAGAGTTGAAGAGTTGAGTTGGGAGAGCTGAAGCACACAAGGGTGTACCATTTAAGGCAcctactctttttttttaagtgactaTTTTGCACAAATATCTTTAAACATTTTAGCCTGACTCAaataaacatacaaaaaaaaaagaaatcatgttTTTAAATATCTCTTTAACTTACAGGAAATGTATTTAAATGTGACAGATAGACATAAGGAACTAACTGATCATATGAATTTGACAATTGGATGATATGAATGTAGCCCGCATAAGGTCCAGCTTAGCTTATTTCTCACTTTCAGTTCCCATTTGTCTGTTGAAGTCGACATTGCGTGTTTCTCAGTGAAGCAATAGGAAAAAGTCAACTTTTATCACAAGCTTCAAGAGCCGAGACTCTCATGCTGTCTTGTTTACATGATGGATGGCTTTGTCATATCATCTGTAAGTGCCtccgttttattatttttatttttagctaATGCACGAAGAGAGTAGAATTTGATTCTAGTTTGAGAGATTTTGTGATTTGTTCTACAGTTTGGCGGAGCTTGGGAACATTGAGAGTTTATTAAGTGGTATATCTAAGAGGAAGAGTTTTGGCTTAGTAAAGATAAATGTATTTGATTGGGGCAAAAAACCTTTAATATAGGACAAACCCACGTGTCTGCTGTGTGCTAACTATTCATTTTGCTTTCTTAGGTACATGTGAAAAATAGATTATTTTTCATGTTAAGGACTAAAGTAGTGCTTATATGTTCAAGAGGGTTTTAGATCTACTttctccttgaaaaaaaaaacgatttctCCAAAGGTATCAGAGGAAATAATTCCCAATGAGGCTGGGAATTATCGATCGCCTGTGGACCTGTACAGCTACCTAAACGGTGTGGCGGAGAGTTACGAAGGTAAGAagactggatttaaaaaaagatgatgGATCAATAAACGGCTCAAATGTATGCTACTTTTTAGACCACAGATGGGTCCTCCACTCTGATCGAGTGCAGCAGTCAGACTTTGAGAATTCCCCCATGAATCATCTGACGGAGCTGCAGGCGGTATCATCTCAACAACTGATACAACCCTTCCGCTACAGCAGCGATCCTCTGCACCTTCACCTGGACCCTGCGCTCGCTCCTCTCTCCCTGTCATCACAGGTAGGTCCGTGTGTGGAAGTTCACCATGGCGCCAGCATAAAAAGACAGTCACTTCATTTACGAGTGGGACCACTGACATATAAGAGTCCTGCTAAGTGAAGGATATGATGGCATTATTCACCCAAACAGCCAAAACCTCTGCTCAGCGGAGAAGTTACTTAAATTCGATATAATGGCAGTTTTTACTGTGAAATCCTTATTGGCGTGCTGTAGTGACGCTTGTGGCGCTGTTACAAAATTATGTGATTCATCAAACTCTGATTGCTCAAGGAAAAGGGGGACATATTCTGACGTTAGTcaaattttcaaaattttcctGCGAACCATCacaaaaaagacagaaactACTTCTCATTAACTAATCTAAATAGCTCCAGATTTAAATACTGTGTGATGAGTTCCTTTAGGGTCAATACTTTTCTGACAGCTAAATCAAAATATTCAGTACATTCACCTATAACTTTGATGACAATATTAGGTATTTATCAGATAAGTGTTTTTAAGCATAATTGAACCTTTACGAACAAAGTGCATGATGTGGATGGACAGGGATATTTTCAGTAAAAAGTCATAAGCATCATGTGGTGTTGCTGAGCATTGAAATCTATTTTGGCAGAGCAACTTCCTCTTTTAGTACAATGACAATGTTTGAACAAAAATGTCAGACAGTGAGTAAttacaaaacacaaaaagaacTATGGCATGCTTTAAATTTCCTCTGAAGATCCCATTCTACACCCAGGCCCTGTGTTACCAGTACCAGCCCTCTGCCTCACCGGGACATTACTACACAGAGGAGGAACAAAGAGCCATAAGTCCCCCGCTGGAGGTCTCAGAGGGGGAGGAAGAGTGTGACGACCACAGCCACTCCTTTTTCAGGAGAGACACGAGTGAGTATCTCCAATGCAAACTTTCTACTGAGGCAAAAGTCCTCATGTTCATAAGTCTGGGCCAATGTCTGGAAAAACCCCATTGACGAATGTCGCATTCTCCGTTCCagacaacaagaaaaaaatacgCCTGTACCAGTTCCTCTTGGACCTGCTTACAAACGGCGACATGAGTGACAGCATCTGGTGGGTGGACCAGGACAAGGGCATCTTCCAGTTCTCcacaaaacacaaagaagcTTTGGCAACCCACTGGGGTATTCAGAAAGGAAACCGCAAAAAAATGACCTATCAAAAAATGGCTCGAGCTCTGAGGAACTATGGTAAAACAGGAGAgattaaaaaagtgaaaaagaagcTCACGTACCAGTTCAGTGAGGAGGTTCTCAGGAGCCTCTGTATACGTCAGTATCATCACTGATGAGAGAACAAAGGCTGCATTTTAGCGTGCTGCATTTtagcatacttttttttttgcttgtagaTTTGCAGTTTCATGTGGTTTTCCTGCCAAGTTtccaaaatttatttatttgtaatgCCATGTGGCATTTCTTGACTTCCACTTAAACTGCTTAATTTTCTACTCAAAATAAGTTTATGTCCaaagacaataaaaacacacaagctTGGCAATGTTATTGCATTATCAGCGTGTACAAGGTGTGTAGATAAATATCACACTGtgctcttttagtttttaatgaCTGAAATAAAGTAAATTCATCTTTTGAAAAATGCATATCAACTTGGCGTGAATGTTTGTGAGCATGCAGTCTGATACGTTTTGAGTGGCAGGACTTTGTAATGTGGTCACAAAAATTAGATTGTGGCATTTTAAGAAAAATCCAAATTTAGAAATGGAAGCAATAGCAAAGGTTTAAATGCAATCTTATAACACACAACTCCTACTTCAAATGATTTAGAGTAGCATATCATGGAAACCTGAAGCAACTAGTATTTGCTAAATTGACTTCAGTGAAGTTAGTTTGaagttggatattcgacagacattagcaagccactccaacatttcaagtgcactcgtattgcagactttacagtaaacacacggagaggacgactgcagcgtgttccaacttcctgttttcaaaataaaataaaattaaaaaaatgtgatatttaaagcagagatgagctactgtgtataaagttattgaaaattataaacagatataaaatgtaaaattaaaaaggtgtatctcatgcagccagtgtagttacatgatcacacactgatttggagtcaattaaTCACGTTATCTCGAAGCTATTGATATTTAAATATTAATacaaactagaaagctgcaagcagctgtgagcgggaccaagatggcgtacgttgggatgtgcgtacgttggggcatgcatacgtacatacgtacgaggttgtcagggtggatgtgtgtgccaagtttcatgaccttgagatgatgataaggttttcaaatcacaaacgccataacacgattttcacctcctggccacgcccacaccgttcagagtttggaaaagtttttcaatcaatttttccctccatgtcttaagagtaacctggccaagtttgaagcttgtagcattaaatctgtaggagcaGTTCGATAAAATACGAgttatgggggaaaaaaaagatgtttccgaccaccagcaggtggcgctgtaggtggatatcactattttatatgtgcgcgttcaggctgggtccagcaatcaccgtatgaagtttgggaaatattggataatgtatgtggaagttataagcgacttaatttttaatggcgagtcagaaatttgaggcgtcgccacagccacgccctttgaggtttgaaaaagtttctccatgaattttt
This genomic interval from Odontesthes bonariensis isolate fOdoBon6 chromosome 7, fOdoBon6.hap1, whole genome shotgun sequence contains the following:
- the tmem276a gene encoding transmembrane protein 178B, which codes for MAAMRTLTVAGLFLAFCALGLIAVAISTDNWYETDARRHRERCKNYSNKRNDPGYIYISNNNLPLRMLPKEKNVERKGSSVSGETLLRAKRHFLPPAPAMESLCSRHFNSTITGLWRKCHREGFDLETEDLIFKGLVPRCTPIKYYYSSSVLPRNLPINLTKTIRQDEWHALHLQRMTASFIGMAISIILFGWIIGALGCCQEHDLMQYVAGLLFLMGGTCCIISLCTCVAGINFELSRYPRYMFGIPEDISHGYGWSMFCAWGGLGLTLLAGFLCTLAPSLYPPHTPLVHKPRQENGCV
- the spi1a gene encoding transcription factor PU.1a isoform X1 encodes the protein MMDGFVISSVSEEIIPNEAGNYRSPVDLYSYLNGVAESYEDHRWVLHSDRVQQSDFENSPMNHLTELQAVSSQQLIQPFRYSSDPLHLHLDPALAPLSLSSQIPFYTQALCYQYQPSASPGHYYTEEEQRAISPPLEVSEGEEECDDHSHSFFRRDTNNKKKIRLYQFLLDLLTNGDMSDSIWWVDQDKGIFQFSTKHKEALATHWGIQKGNRKKMTYQKMARALRNYGKTGEIKKVKKKLTYQFSEEVLRSLCIRQYHH
- the spi1a gene encoding transcription factor PU.1a isoform X2; this encodes MMDGFVISSVSEEIIPNEAGNYRSPVDLYSYLNGVAESYEDHRWVLHSDRVQQSDFENSPMNHLTELQAVSSQQLIQPFRYSSDPLHLHLDPALAPLSLSSQALCYQYQPSASPGHYYTEEEQRAISPPLEVSEGEEECDDHSHSFFRRDTNNKKKIRLYQFLLDLLTNGDMSDSIWWVDQDKGIFQFSTKHKEALATHWGIQKGNRKKMTYQKMARALRNYGKTGEIKKVKKKLTYQFSEEVLRSLCIRQYHH